Within Nitrospira sp. MA-1, the genomic segment GTCGGTAAAGAAATTCCCTACGCGCTGCCAACGGATGAGGCCATGTTGATCAATAACATACACGTTGGGAATAAATTTTCCCCCGCCATAGAGTTTGTCTGTTTTTTTCTCGGGGTCTAGGAGATAGGGATACGTCACCTTCACCGGGAATCCTTGTAAGAATTCCCTGACATCGGCCATGGAGTCTCCAGAGGAATTGACTCCGATCACCGCTACAGGCTTGTCTTTTATGGCCTCATGCACCATCTGCAAATTGGTGCTTTGGATTAAACACGGCTCGCAAATATGAAAGAGTCCTAGAACCACGACCTTCCCCTTAAACTGCTCAAGAGATAGAGTTTGTCCATCCAGACCCGTCAGTGAGAAATTTGGAGCGGACTCACCGACTTTAAAAAAACTTCCCGCGTGTGAGATGAAACTGGTACCCAGTATTAATATGGCTACAATCAGTACCTGATGAATATTTTTTTTCATAGGTTCCTCCTGTTCATGGTGCCTCATAAGGCATATAACGAGAGATTCAATCTTCCCATCCCTGAAAGCCTACCACATGAATTTTTGGGGCGGCAACAAAACAGAAAGACATTTAGGAGTGAGAGAGTTGATCTGGTTCGAATAAGCCGAGTTGAAGTTGTTCGGCTTTTGTCAACATGATGGGATAATTATCCGTAAAACAGGCATTGCAATAATGATTAGAAAAGCCGGGAGCCATTGCTAACATGCCTTCTAGACTAAGGTAGCCTAAGCTATCAGCCGTGACATAACGACGAATTTCCTCAATATTGAGATTTGCTCCGATGAGTTCCTTTTGTGTCGGCGTATCAATGCCATAAAAACATGGG encodes:
- a CDS encoding TlpA disulfide reductase family protein; translated protein: MKKNIHQVLIVAILILGTSFISHAGSFFKVGESAPNFSLTGLDGQTLSLEQFKGKVVVLGLFHICEPCLIQSTNLQMVHEAIKDKPVAVIGVNSSGDSMADVREFLQGFPVKVTYPYLLDPEKKTDKLYGGGKFIPNVYVIDQHGLIRWQRVGNFFTDGTLAGHEAILQEVEKLLESPSTPSTM